A genomic region of Vespa crabro chromosome 19, iyVesCrab1.2, whole genome shotgun sequence contains the following coding sequences:
- the LOC124430844 gene encoding synaptic vesicle glycoprotein 2C-like isoform X2: protein MGEKDIEMKQSSIQLSTDASSEIDLEEFVQLALNETGFGKFNLKVMALCSLIYLNTALSISSIGFILPSAACDFQMSTIEKGNINIIFLIGMACGCYFWGCYAGIKGRIKTLTVSLFLQGTFEIFCSIVPHYGFFLLFKFLSGFSLSGQSGTLFVYLGECQPTKYKETLLSWLEMAWTLGLMVSPLIGWIIIPLKFDFDTKPFVFHSWNLFVLICSLPSLIIGFWTLHFTESPKFLAEMMQMSELAVVLGKIYSENTGNPVEKYFEILAKSENPLHKTLKMNNYENSNEEIKLNNFRANVHSMYTQTISLFKPLHIMRSLNVFILICCITASYYTLMLWFPELFQRFAKYEMMYPEKFASVCKISKINQLGSNNTLMLKRDIYDCENNIHNNVFSHTFLLGLACIPLSIMLPLTVKYTGYKIYLIICTFLCTIVTIGFFFIKSSTQNLILSCIFEALISICMSIIFCVIVDLFPTNIRMMAIALAAFCARLGSFVGNWLFGYLIDNYCLSLILIVATQLFLSFILSCLTPGRFGQTKAIKNT from the exons ATGGGTGAGAAAGACATAGAAATGAAGCAATCGTCGATACAATTATCAACAG ATGCGTCTAGCGAGATAGATTTAGAAGAATTCGTCCAACTTGCCCTTAACGAAACAG GGTTTGGTAAATTCAATCTGAAGGTGATGGCCCTTTGTAGTCTGATTTATCTAAACACAGCACTCAGTATAAGCAGCATCGGATTTATTCTTCCTTCGGCAGCATGCGATTTTCAAATGAGCACGATCGAAAAAGGGAacatcaatattatatttttaatcg GAATGGCTTGCGGGTGTTACTTTTGGGGTTGTTATGCCGGAATCAAAGGTAGAATAAAAACTTTGACAGTCTCGTTGTTTCTTCAAGGAACGTTTGAAATTTTCTGTAGCATCGTCCCACACTAtggatttttcttattatttaaatttctcaGCGGATTTTC GTTAAGCGGGCAAAGCGGGACGCTCTTTGTTTATTTAGGAGAATGTCAACCaacaaaatataaagagaCATTACTTTCTTGGTTGGAGATGGCATGGACATTAGGTCTTATGGTGTCACCAC TTATCGGTTGGATAATTATTCcattaaaatttgatttcgATACGAAACCTTTTGTATTTCACTCTTGGAATCTATTCGTTTTAATATGTTCCCTTCCGTCATTAATTATCGGCTTTTGGACGTTACATTTCACTGAAAGTCCCAAATTTCTTGCCGAAATGATGCAAATGTCGGAATTGGCCGTGGTACttggaaaaatatattccgAAAATACTGGTAATCCGgtggaaaaatatttc GAAATACTCGCTAAAAGTGAAAATCCTTTACATAAAActttgaaaatgaataattatgaaaattcgaACGaggaaattaaattgaataatttccGTGCGAATGTGCATTCTATGTATACGCAAACGATATCTCTTTTTAAACCACTGCACATTATGAGAAGTCTTAACGTATTCATTCTCATATGCTGTATTACGGCCTCTTACTACACGCTGATGCTTTGGTTTCCGGAATTGTTTCAAAGATTCGCCAAGTACGAAATGATGTATCCAGAAAAATTCGCTAGCGTGTgcaaaatttcgaaaataaatcaacTTGGAAGCAATAATACATTG ATGCTGAAACGTGATATATACGACtgcgaaaataatattcacaaCAATGTCTTTTCCCATACATTTCTCTTAGGACTAGCTTGTATACCACTTAGTATTATGCTTCCGCTGACCGTTAAATACACGGgttataagatttatttaa TAATTTGCACATTCCTCTGTACTATAGTGACCATaggctttttctttataaaatcatcGACACAAAATCTTATACTTTCTTGCATCTTCGAAGCGTTGATATCTATATGCATGAGTATTATCTTCTGCGTGATCGTCGACCTTTTTCCTACCAATATAAG AATGATGGCAATTGCTCTAGCTGCATTTTGCGCACGTTTGGGATCATTTGTAGGAAATTGGTTATTTGGTTACTTAATAGACAATTATTGTTTATCATTGATACTCATAGTAGCTACACAACTTTTCT tAAGCTTTATACTCAGCTGTCTTACACCTGGAAGATTTGGACAAACAAAAGCAATCAAAAATACATAA
- the LOC124430844 gene encoding synaptic vesicle glycoprotein 2C-like isoform X1 — MGEKDIEMKQSSIQLSTDASSEIDLEEFVQLALNETGFGKFNLKVMALCSLIYLNTALSISSIGFILPSAACDFQMSTIEKGNINIIFLIGMACGCYFWGCYAGIKGRIKTLTVSLFLQGTFEIFCSIVPHYGFFLLFKFLSGFSLSGQSGTLFVYLGECQPTKYKETLLSWLEMAWTLGLMVSPLIGWIIIPLKFDFDTKPFVFHSWNLFVLICSLPSLIIGFWTLHFTESPKFLAEMMQMSELAVVLGKIYSENTGNPVEKYFEILAKSENPLHKTLKMNNYENSNEEIKLNNFRANVHSMYTQTISLFKPLHIMRSLNVFILICCITASYYTLMLWFPELFQRFAKYEMMYPEKFASVCKISKINQLGSNNTLMLKRDIYDCENNIHNNVFSHTFLLGLACIPLSIMLPLTVKYTGYKIYLIICTFLCTIVTIGFFFIKSSTQNLILSCIFEALISICMSIIFCVIVDLFPTNIRMMAIALAAFCARLGSFVGNWLFGYLIDNYCLSLILIVATQLFCTFYSTFCVIISLQKCIYVFLHLSIFFFFLVSFILSCLTPGRFGQTKAIKNT; from the exons ATGGGTGAGAAAGACATAGAAATGAAGCAATCGTCGATACAATTATCAACAG ATGCGTCTAGCGAGATAGATTTAGAAGAATTCGTCCAACTTGCCCTTAACGAAACAG GGTTTGGTAAATTCAATCTGAAGGTGATGGCCCTTTGTAGTCTGATTTATCTAAACACAGCACTCAGTATAAGCAGCATCGGATTTATTCTTCCTTCGGCAGCATGCGATTTTCAAATGAGCACGATCGAAAAAGGGAacatcaatattatatttttaatcg GAATGGCTTGCGGGTGTTACTTTTGGGGTTGTTATGCCGGAATCAAAGGTAGAATAAAAACTTTGACAGTCTCGTTGTTTCTTCAAGGAACGTTTGAAATTTTCTGTAGCATCGTCCCACACTAtggatttttcttattatttaaatttctcaGCGGATTTTC GTTAAGCGGGCAAAGCGGGACGCTCTTTGTTTATTTAGGAGAATGTCAACCaacaaaatataaagagaCATTACTTTCTTGGTTGGAGATGGCATGGACATTAGGTCTTATGGTGTCACCAC TTATCGGTTGGATAATTATTCcattaaaatttgatttcgATACGAAACCTTTTGTATTTCACTCTTGGAATCTATTCGTTTTAATATGTTCCCTTCCGTCATTAATTATCGGCTTTTGGACGTTACATTTCACTGAAAGTCCCAAATTTCTTGCCGAAATGATGCAAATGTCGGAATTGGCCGTGGTACttggaaaaatatattccgAAAATACTGGTAATCCGgtggaaaaatatttc GAAATACTCGCTAAAAGTGAAAATCCTTTACATAAAActttgaaaatgaataattatgaaaattcgaACGaggaaattaaattgaataatttccGTGCGAATGTGCATTCTATGTATACGCAAACGATATCTCTTTTTAAACCACTGCACATTATGAGAAGTCTTAACGTATTCATTCTCATATGCTGTATTACGGCCTCTTACTACACGCTGATGCTTTGGTTTCCGGAATTGTTTCAAAGATTCGCCAAGTACGAAATGATGTATCCAGAAAAATTCGCTAGCGTGTgcaaaatttcgaaaataaatcaacTTGGAAGCAATAATACATTG ATGCTGAAACGTGATATATACGACtgcgaaaataatattcacaaCAATGTCTTTTCCCATACATTTCTCTTAGGACTAGCTTGTATACCACTTAGTATTATGCTTCCGCTGACCGTTAAATACACGGgttataagatttatttaa TAATTTGCACATTCCTCTGTACTATAGTGACCATaggctttttctttataaaatcatcGACACAAAATCTTATACTTTCTTGCATCTTCGAAGCGTTGATATCTATATGCATGAGTATTATCTTCTGCGTGATCGTCGACCTTTTTCCTACCAATATAAG AATGATGGCAATTGCTCTAGCTGCATTTTGCGCACGTTTGGGATCATTTGTAGGAAATTGGTTATTTGGTTACTTAATAGACAATTATTGTTTATCATTGATACTCATAGTAGCTACACAACTTTTCTGTACGTTTTATTCAACATTTTGTGTTATTATCTCCTTACAAAAGTGtatttacgtttttctacatttatctatatttttcttctttctagtAAGCTTTATACTCAGCTGTCTTACACCTGGAAGATTTGGACAAACAAAAGCAATCAAAAATACATAA
- the LOC124430846 gene encoding synaptic vesicle glycoprotein 2B-like: MGLDFLADGGADFEHAITVTGFGKFHYMLLAICGLIYMDTAIGVTILSFVLPAAQCDLEMDSTAKGWLTASPMLGMVVGSYIWGCLADTKGRKVVLIATLLMDGIVGVISSFVQYYWVFLVFRFFNGFAVTGAMGICFPYLGEFQPTKYRERCLCWMEMFWTVGVILLPLIAWLIVPLDLWYESEVFHFKSWNLFVALCALPSIVLGLWLFAFPESPKFLLECGEADAALEVFKWIYAQNTGQDPETYPVKCLQEKTNNKDKSTRSLKLHKKKDLKVLFSEVWELTMSLYKPPYLRNTLLACAIQFGLTSSYYTLMVWFPELFTRFEEFENDNPGKTTSVCIVSALSDNATNLDPYGCETTIGVNVYLHTVYIGLACIPGSIILPIFVHKLGAKFFLILSLLVSGAVTVGFYFVVNSTQNLVLSCIFEALTSLGISLVYCIIVDMFPTNLRVMAAALSLTMGRLGALVGNLIFGYLIDLACVVPIVIFAAFLFLCGFLSFVLPRTGKETLD, encoded by the exons ATGG gACTCGATTTCTTGGCAGACGGAGGTGCCGACTTCGAGCATGCAATCACCGTAACAG GATTTGGAAAGTTTCACTACATGTTACTTGCAATATGCGGGCTAATTTACATGGATACGGCCATCGGCGTTACAAtactctctttcgttttaccTGCCGCACAGTGCGACCTGGAAATGGATTCCACTGCAAAAGGATGGCTAACGGCATCTCCAATGTTGG GTATGGTGGTTGGATCATATATATGGGGATGCCTGGCTGATACCAAAGGTAGAAAAGTAGTATTGATAGCTACCTTGTTAATGGACGGAATAGTCGGCGTCATTTCGTCGTTCGTCCAATACTATTGGGTCTTTCTAGTCTTCCGATTTTTTAATGGATTCGC GGTGACCGGCGCGATGGGAATTTGTTTCCCATATTTAGGCGAATTTCAGCCGACCAAATATCGCGAAAGGTGCCTATGTTGGATGGAAATGTTCTGGACGGTCggtgtaatattattacctc taATTGCTTGGTTAATCGTACCGTTGGATCTTTGGTACGAATCGGAAGTGTTTCACTTCAAATCTTGGAATCTCTTTGTGGCACTTTGTGCCTTACCTTCGATCGTCCTCGGGCTTTGGCTCTTCGCTTTTCCAGAGAGTCCAAAGTTCTTGCTTGAGTGCGGTGAAGCCGACGCTGCCTTAGAAGTCTTTAAGTGGATCTATGCTCAAAATACTGGTCAAGATCCTGAAACATATCCa GTTAAATGCTTGCAAGAAAAGACGAACAATAAGGACAAGAGCACGAGGTCATTGAAACTTCATAAGAAGAAAGATCTGAAAGTTCTTTTTTCGGAGGTTTGGGAATTAACGATGTCTCTTTACAAACCTCCTTATCTTCGTAATACGTTACTCGCTTGTGCCATTCAATTCGGGCTTACTAGCAGTTATTACACTCTTATGGTCTGGTTCCCTGAATTATTTACTAG ATTCGAAGAATTCGAGAATGATAATCCTGGTAAGACCACGTCCGTTTGTATAGTGTCAGCCCTCTCCGACAATGCAACCAATTTGGATCCTTATGGATGCGAAACAACCATCGGCGTAAACGTTTATCTGCATACCGTTTATATCGGTCTCGCCTGCATACCCGGTTCCATCATATTACCCATTTTTGTACACAAATTGGGAGCAAAGTTTTTCCTAA TCTTATCGCTGCTAGTCTCCGGTGCAGTAACCGTAGGTTTTTATTTCGTCGTAAACTCCACTCAGAATCTAGTACTATCGTGCATCTTTGAAGCTTTAACGTCGCTCGGCATCTCTTTAGTTTATTGCATAATCGTTGACATGTTCCCGACGAATCTCAG GGTAATGGCAGCAGCCTTATCTCTAACGATGGGTCGATTAGGCGCTTTGGTTGGAAACTTAATATTCggttatttaattgatttagcTTGCGTCGTTCCTATAGTGATATTCGCTGCATTCTTGTTTC TATGCGGCTTTTTGTCATTTGTACTTCCACGAACGGGAAAAGAAACTCTCGATTAA
- the LOC124430844 gene encoding synaptic vesicle glycoprotein 2C-like isoform X3, whose protein sequence is MGEKDIEMKQSSIQLSTGMACGCYFWGCYAGIKGRIKTLTVSLFLQGTFEIFCSIVPHYGFFLLFKFLSGFSLSGQSGTLFVYLGECQPTKYKETLLSWLEMAWTLGLMVSPLIGWIIIPLKFDFDTKPFVFHSWNLFVLICSLPSLIIGFWTLHFTESPKFLAEMMQMSELAVVLGKIYSENTGNPVEKYFEILAKSENPLHKTLKMNNYENSNEEIKLNNFRANVHSMYTQTISLFKPLHIMRSLNVFILICCITASYYTLMLWFPELFQRFAKYEMMYPEKFASVCKISKINQLGSNNTLMLKRDIYDCENNIHNNVFSHTFLLGLACIPLSIMLPLTVKYTGYKIYLIICTFLCTIVTIGFFFIKSSTQNLILSCIFEALISICMSIIFCVIVDLFPTNIRMMAIALAAFCARLGSFVGNWLFGYLIDNYCLSLILIVATQLFCTFYSTFCVIISLQKCIYVFLHLSIFFFFLVSFILSCLTPGRFGQTKAIKNT, encoded by the exons ATGGGTGAGAAAGACATAGAAATGAAGCAATCGTCGATACAATTATCAACAG GAATGGCTTGCGGGTGTTACTTTTGGGGTTGTTATGCCGGAATCAAAGGTAGAATAAAAACTTTGACAGTCTCGTTGTTTCTTCAAGGAACGTTTGAAATTTTCTGTAGCATCGTCCCACACTAtggatttttcttattatttaaatttctcaGCGGATTTTC GTTAAGCGGGCAAAGCGGGACGCTCTTTGTTTATTTAGGAGAATGTCAACCaacaaaatataaagagaCATTACTTTCTTGGTTGGAGATGGCATGGACATTAGGTCTTATGGTGTCACCAC TTATCGGTTGGATAATTATTCcattaaaatttgatttcgATACGAAACCTTTTGTATTTCACTCTTGGAATCTATTCGTTTTAATATGTTCCCTTCCGTCATTAATTATCGGCTTTTGGACGTTACATTTCACTGAAAGTCCCAAATTTCTTGCCGAAATGATGCAAATGTCGGAATTGGCCGTGGTACttggaaaaatatattccgAAAATACTGGTAATCCGgtggaaaaatatttc GAAATACTCGCTAAAAGTGAAAATCCTTTACATAAAActttgaaaatgaataattatgaaaattcgaACGaggaaattaaattgaataatttccGTGCGAATGTGCATTCTATGTATACGCAAACGATATCTCTTTTTAAACCACTGCACATTATGAGAAGTCTTAACGTATTCATTCTCATATGCTGTATTACGGCCTCTTACTACACGCTGATGCTTTGGTTTCCGGAATTGTTTCAAAGATTCGCCAAGTACGAAATGATGTATCCAGAAAAATTCGCTAGCGTGTgcaaaatttcgaaaataaatcaacTTGGAAGCAATAATACATTG ATGCTGAAACGTGATATATACGACtgcgaaaataatattcacaaCAATGTCTTTTCCCATACATTTCTCTTAGGACTAGCTTGTATACCACTTAGTATTATGCTTCCGCTGACCGTTAAATACACGGgttataagatttatttaa TAATTTGCACATTCCTCTGTACTATAGTGACCATaggctttttctttataaaatcatcGACACAAAATCTTATACTTTCTTGCATCTTCGAAGCGTTGATATCTATATGCATGAGTATTATCTTCTGCGTGATCGTCGACCTTTTTCCTACCAATATAAG AATGATGGCAATTGCTCTAGCTGCATTTTGCGCACGTTTGGGATCATTTGTAGGAAATTGGTTATTTGGTTACTTAATAGACAATTATTGTTTATCATTGATACTCATAGTAGCTACACAACTTTTCTGTACGTTTTATTCAACATTTTGTGTTATTATCTCCTTACAAAAGTGtatttacgtttttctacatttatctatatttttcttctttctagtAAGCTTTATACTCAGCTGTCTTACACCTGGAAGATTTGGACAAACAAAAGCAATCAAAAATACATAA